Genomic DNA from Paenibacillus sp. KS-LC4:
ATATGCCCGTCAGCAATCGGTGACGGTACGCGCTGTCGGCGAGCTGATGCGGCTTGTACATTCGTTTGAGGCGGCGGATGCGCTGGAGCTGGCTAGCGCCGAGGTTGATGGCAAGCCGCTTGGCCGCAGTGGACAGACATACGGAATGAATCCTTTCATCAGCGATAATATTCGTTCGGAATCGGGCAAGAAACGGCTAAAGCTGACCTTTCGGAGACGCGGAATGGCGCAGGCGGGAACTGAGTTTGTGCTGAATGATGTCATGAGCTTTATAGTTTCTGAAATCCAAATGCATTTTCCGGAATACAGCTGTGAAGGAGAATGGGCTTGAACTATGTATGGGATTTAGTTATCAAAACCGAGCAGAAGGGGCTGCCGCGCAAAGGGCTTTATTTTACGCCCGCCAAAGTATATTCGCCTTATATGGAGCTAAGCCTGCCGGATCTGAATGCTTCAATGATGGATCGGGATATTGAGGTTAATGCGGATTATCGCTTCACTGAAATTTTTGACGGTTTGTTTCATCCGGATATGGAGGAATATGTTGAGCTGAGAGTGGCCCTGTTCGATATTATGATGCATTTTCTAGCCGATGTGGATTTATCGCAGGGGATGAACCTGAGGGAATATTATATCCGGTTTATTTTGCGGGATATGGAGGAGGGCTTGTTCGGCGATGAGGTGAAGCATGGGCTGACGCTGTTCACCCGCGATGAGCGGGAGGTTATAGCGGTCAATCTGCTGCGGCTTTATGAGACGGGCGAGGCTGTTTATCTATTGAAGGATACGATGCGCAAGCTGTTCAAGCGCTCGACGATATATGTGAATTGCGAGGAGAAGGACGAGCTGGTGTTTTATGTCGGGCAGAAGCGGACGGAGGCAGTCGAGGCGCGAATTGAGATGGTGCGGCGGCTGTTCCTGCCCGTACGGTTTGTGACCGAAATTTATTGGGAATATCATTTTGGCCTGCTTGATGTGGAAGAAACGATGCAAATCGACCGCATTGCGCTCTATTAGAGACAAAGGAGGAGGGCTGTCATTATGCGCAGCTATACCTATAAATTAACGAAGCCCGGTGCTGAAAATAACGCAGGAGAGCAGGCCAAGTACGAAGTAGCGGCATCTCGCGAAGCGGAGCAGTCTCAGGATGGTAACGGGCAAAATCAAGGTCAAGGCGGCCGCGGTGGCAACCCTAATCGTTATATGGATGAAGCGGGTGCAGGCGGAAAGGGCTATGGCCGTGGAGGAGCAGATGGCGGTCATGATCTAGGCGGTGCAAGCAATGGACGCGGGTTAGCGGGCGGTTATGGAAATGATGGCCTGGATGATGGCAGCTATGGCTACGGAAATGCTAACGGCAGTGCAAGCAAAAATGGGAGTGCGAACGTTAGGATGGCCGGCACAGGTCCAGCGGCCAAGCTTGGTGGCGGCTACTTGGATAAAGAGGATACAGCTAACAAAGGCAATGGAATTGGGAGTGGGAGTACCCGTAATTCGAATAATGGTGCTGGTGGCAGAGGTGATACGCGAGGACCCTCGGGAGCGGCTCGCCAGCCAACCGGCATGAGAACACATTATGCGCCGCAAGGAGCGAAGGGTCTTGACCCGCAAGCTGCTCAAAATGCTCGCGACGCAGCGGCTAGGCGCTATTCGCTTGCTGAACTGGAGCAAATGACTACGCATCAGCTGCGCAGCATTTGCCATCAAGAGCGTATCGTCAAAGGTGTTGTGGAGGCGCAGAGCCGCGAGGAGCTCGTTCGCATTGTGCTGAAATATCGCGGCGCAGTTGAAAGCCTGTTTATTGATGAATATGAGGAGCAGGGCTTTGAGCGGCTGGAATATGCGTTGCAGCATTATTTAAATACGCCGCTGCGCGATGCGGCAAGCATCCACATTCCGGCGAAAATTACGATATACAACGGCTTGCCGCTGGGTCGGCGGGATGGCTATCAGGTGCGTGCGCCTTATGTGCCAAGCGTCTGCGAATCGAATGTGCTGATTGTCAATGAGCAGGAGGAAGTATGCGGAATTTTGCGTCTGGTAAAAGATGGATTAGAGCCAGGCGTCTTTATGCTGTGTGCAGATAAAAATACGGTGTACCGCCGGACGGCGAATCGCAATTACAGCCTGCTGCTGTTCCGCAAGCAGGATTCGGAATATTTATACAAAGCCTATTACAGCAATCGACTGATGCCGCCTGCAAATTTGCATTACTGGCGCATGCCGGTGTCTGAGCTGGACATTCGCGAGGTGGAGCAGACGCAGGCGGTGCTGGCCATAGACTT
This window encodes:
- a CDS encoding iron-dependent peroxidase; this encodes MGLNYVWDLVIKTEQKGLPRKGLYFTPAKVYSPYMELSLPDLNASMMDRDIEVNADYRFTEIFDGLFHPDMEEYVELRVALFDIMMHFLADVDLSQGMNLREYYIRFILRDMEEGLFGDEVKHGLTLFTRDEREVIAVNLLRLYETGEAVYLLKDTMRKLFKRSTIYVNCEEKDELVFYVGQKRTEAVEARIEMVRRLFLPVRFVTEIYWEYHFGLLDVEETMQIDRIALY